In a genomic window of Pokkaliibacter sp. MBI-7:
- a CDS encoding DUF2797 domain-containing protein, with protein MTGDLFIAAPAGAEGNDIGYSAAAKSQDGSILAQGNLRKMAAELAADGSGAVTYSLSLRNQGDASAAPLLMPPLLGREVKLRFTGAIHCVECGRLTRKSFNQGYCYPCFSRLASCDTCMMNPVTCHYDQGTCREPEWAESVCMNDHFVYLSNTSATKVGITRYSQLPTRWLDQGASWALPIMRTRTRHQAGCVEALLRTCISDRTAWQRMLKGEPEEVDLQALRDELFERFATELNGLSRRFGLQSLQPVTDVQTAHIRYPVLRYPDKIKALNLDKTAEVSGTLLGIKGQYWLLDTGVINIRKFTAYEVQIEVR; from the coding sequence ATGACTGGGGATCTTTTTATTGCAGCACCTGCAGGTGCTGAGGGTAACGACATTGGGTACAGCGCCGCTGCGAAATCGCAAGATGGGTCGATTCTGGCACAGGGCAACTTGCGCAAGATGGCTGCCGAGCTGGCGGCAGATGGTAGTGGTGCAGTGACTTATAGCCTGAGCCTGCGTAATCAGGGGGATGCCAGTGCAGCGCCGCTGTTGATGCCTCCGTTGCTTGGGCGTGAAGTAAAGCTGCGTTTTACGGGGGCGATTCACTGCGTCGAGTGCGGTCGGCTGACCCGCAAAAGCTTTAATCAGGGGTACTGCTATCCCTGCTTCAGCCGTCTGGCCAGTTGTGATACCTGCATGATGAATCCGGTGACCTGTCACTACGATCAGGGAACCTGTCGGGAGCCGGAGTGGGCAGAGTCGGTCTGTATGAATGACCACTTCGTTTACCTTTCCAATACCTCAGCCACCAAAGTGGGCATTACCCGCTACAGTCAGCTGCCTACCCGATGGCTGGATCAGGGTGCTTCCTGGGCCTTGCCGATCATGCGAACACGCACTCGCCATCAGGCCGGTTGTGTAGAAGCGCTGCTGCGTACCTGTATAAGTGATCGCACTGCCTGGCAACGCATGCTCAAAGGTGAGCCAGAAGAGGTCGACCTGCAGGCGTTGCGAGATGAACTTTTTGAACGCTTTGCCACCGAGTTGAATGGCCTGAGTCGCCGTTTCGGGCTGCAGTCCTTACAACCTGTAACAGATGTGCAGACAGCCCATATTCGCTATCCGGTGTTAAGGTATCCCGACAAGATCAAAGCGCTGAATCTGGATAAGACAGCAGAAGTCAGTGGCACCCTGCTGGGCATTAAGGGCCAGTACTGGCTGCTGGATACCGGCGTCATCAATATCCGCAAATTCACTGCCTACGAGGTACAAATCGAGGTCAGATAA
- a CDS encoding MATE family efflux transporter: protein MASSVTIAPATPPLSRRSELKALMVLALPIIGGQLAQTGMSFVDTLMAGAVSPQDLAAVAVGSSVWVPMFLFIIGTLLATTANVSHLFGAERHDDIAPMVRQALWLSVLIGALAMLLLLNASPLLGYFMDGDTDLQYQTQVYLNGVAVGVPAIAMYQVLRYLCEGMGHTRPAMLIAIIGLICNAPLNYLFIYGGFGIPAMGGAGCGWATGIVMWIMLLAMLGYISRSPRYRHFKLLNHFEWPRMRTIADLMKLGVPIGLAIFMESSMFAIIALLLAPLGATVVSGHQITLNFTSMSFMFPLSIAMAITIRVGQALGAGQPEVARFRAFTGLILTLSCALISCLLMRYCGEQIASLYSNDGGVIRVATELMLLAALFQFSDATQVSVAGALRGYKDTRIPMLLTCVAYWCIGLPLGWQLALGDLLPHAPMGAPGFWWALIAGLTVAALLLLLRLQKVSHAAIQRSLS, encoded by the coding sequence ATGGCGTCGTCTGTCACCATTGCTCCTGCTACACCTCCCCTGTCTCGACGAAGCGAACTGAAGGCGCTGATGGTCCTGGCTCTGCCCATTATTGGCGGCCAGCTGGCACAGACCGGTATGTCCTTCGTTGATACGCTGATGGCAGGTGCCGTCAGCCCGCAGGATCTGGCGGCCGTGGCAGTTGGCTCCAGCGTATGGGTACCGATGTTCCTGTTTATTATCGGCACGCTGCTGGCTACCACCGCCAATGTCTCTCATCTGTTCGGCGCTGAGCGTCATGACGACATTGCTCCGATGGTCCGGCAGGCACTGTGGTTATCGGTATTGATCGGTGCGCTGGCGATGCTGCTGTTGCTGAATGCCAGCCCCCTGCTCGGTTACTTCATGGATGGTGATACCGATCTGCAGTACCAGACGCAGGTCTATCTCAATGGCGTGGCAGTCGGAGTACCGGCCATCGCCATGTATCAGGTGCTGCGTTATCTCTGCGAAGGCATGGGCCACACTCGCCCCGCCATGCTCATTGCCATTATCGGACTGATCTGTAACGCACCACTGAACTACCTGTTTATCTACGGTGGTTTCGGTATTCCAGCCATGGGCGGCGCTGGCTGTGGATGGGCCACGGGTATCGTGATGTGGATCATGCTACTGGCGATGCTTGGCTATATCAGCCGCTCGCCACGCTATCGCCACTTCAAACTGCTCAACCATTTCGAGTGGCCCAGAATGCGTACCATTGCTGATCTGATGAAGCTGGGCGTGCCCATCGGGCTGGCCATCTTCATGGAATCCAGCATGTTTGCGATTATCGCCCTGTTGCTGGCCCCGCTAGGAGCCACCGTGGTATCCGGCCATCAGATAACGCTCAACTTTACCTCCATGAGCTTTATGTTCCCCCTCAGCATCGCCATGGCCATCACCATTCGGGTGGGGCAGGCACTGGGGGCTGGTCAGCCGGAGGTGGCCCGTTTTCGCGCCTTCACCGGACTGATTCTGACGCTCAGCTGCGCACTGATCAGCTGCCTGCTGATGCGCTATTGCGGGGAACAGATTGCCTCGCTGTACAGCAATGATGGTGGAGTTATTCGGGTTGCAACCGAGCTTATGCTGCTTGCTGCACTGTTCCAGTTTTCTGATGCCACTCAGGTCAGCGTGGCCGGGGCACTGCGAGGGTACAAGGATACGCGCATCCCTATGCTGCTGACCTGTGTGGCCTACTGGTGCATCGGCTTGCCCCTGGGATGGCAACTGGCATTGGGCGACCTCCTGCCACACGCTCCGATGGGTGCTCCCGGTTTCTGGTGGGCGCTGATTGCCGGTCTGACGGTTGCGGCACTACTGCTATTGCTACGCCTGCAGAAGGTAAGCCATGCGGCGATTCAACGGTCGTTGTCTTAA
- a CDS encoding DUF3080 family protein, whose product MRRFNGRCLKLLPLISIALLGGCIEQSASDLLTDFQQRIERPLEVDVDDITPSSVTLPSYPPRRERLQTHPDIREGVIDVLAFRHCNMLDLIAERNSILGKVAPFSQRYLYELHFIAMASQCLPSLDDTNPDLTDFHQQLQQVLVTKRQDLRHGLIDLIYNSEETEKQFSRSALPLQPMTKTGQDDDSDQGFQASLTALDTLIYAARQTQLAEKEGTYLMALNSAELEKALATLHHSDFGARLLQSLQLITNQLNDNASLITTRLHNRPVCYRQQPGETGKIAQNVFSRYYASGVQPYLAQVYQQAQAWRQRWMTLNQLAAPLPAALQRYQVQLWEGAGSVAELRQGEMRSNRPTSIWQAYLLAQQRHTNAWQTLLSQCGLMPGQKH is encoded by the coding sequence ATGCGGCGATTCAACGGTCGTTGTCTTAAGCTCCTGCCACTGATCAGCATTGCTTTGCTGGGCGGCTGTATTGAGCAGTCGGCCAGCGACCTGTTGACCGACTTCCAGCAGCGCATAGAGCGACCGCTGGAGGTTGACGTCGATGACATCACCCCGTCATCCGTTACCTTACCTAGCTACCCCCCTCGCCGGGAGCGCCTGCAAACTCACCCTGACATACGTGAAGGCGTGATCGACGTACTCGCCTTCCGACACTGCAATATGCTCGACCTGATTGCCGAGCGAAACTCGATTCTGGGGAAGGTGGCCCCTTTCAGTCAGCGCTATCTGTACGAGTTGCATTTTATCGCCATGGCCAGTCAGTGCCTGCCGTCACTGGACGATACCAACCCTGACCTCACGGACTTCCACCAGCAGTTACAGCAGGTGCTCGTTACCAAACGGCAAGATCTGCGGCACGGGCTGATTGACCTGATCTACAACAGCGAAGAGACCGAGAAGCAGTTTTCCCGTTCAGCCCTACCTCTGCAGCCCATGACAAAAACCGGCCAGGACGATGACAGCGACCAGGGCTTTCAGGCCAGCCTGACGGCACTCGATACCCTGATTTATGCGGCCAGACAGACACAACTAGCTGAAAAAGAAGGGACTTACCTCATGGCACTCAACTCTGCTGAGCTGGAGAAGGCGCTGGCAACCTTACACCACAGCGACTTTGGCGCTCGCCTGCTGCAAAGCCTGCAACTGATCACCAACCAGCTGAATGACAATGCCAGCCTGATTACAACCCGGCTGCATAACCGACCCGTATGCTATCGGCAACAGCCCGGCGAAACCGGCAAGATTGCCCAGAACGTATTCAGCCGCTACTACGCCAGCGGTGTGCAGCCTTATCTGGCACAGGTGTATCAGCAGGCACAAGCATGGCGCCAGCGCTGGATGACGCTTAACCAGCTGGCAGCCCCATTACCTGCAGCACTGCAACGCTATCAGGTTCAACTGTGGGAGGGAGCAGGAAGTGTGGCAGAGCTGAGACAGGGTGAAATGAGGAGCAACAGGCCCACCAGTATCTGGCAGGCCTATTTGCTGGCTCAGCAGCGTCATACCAACGCCTGGCAGACATTGCTGAGCCAATGTGGGCTGATGCCCGGTCAGAAGCACTGA
- a CDS encoding DUF1315 family protein encodes MDYESLVRSMTPEIYENLKRAVELGKWPNGQRLTEEQRSLCLEAIITWSEMNLPESERIGFIDRTRADGTQHGADPLAALGKKDPNLIIKH; translated from the coding sequence ATGGATTATGAATCGCTGGTGCGGTCAATGACCCCCGAAATCTACGAAAACCTCAAGCGTGCTGTGGAGCTGGGTAAGTGGCCTAATGGTCAGCGCCTTACTGAAGAGCAGCGCAGCCTGTGTCTGGAGGCCATCATTACCTGGAGTGAAATGAACCTGCCAGAAAGCGAGCGTATCGGTTTTATCGATCGTACTCGTGCCGATGGCACCCAGCACGGGGCTGATCCGCTGGCCGCCTTGGGCAAGAAAGACCCTAACCTGATTATCAAGCACTGA
- a CDS encoding copper chaperone PCu(A)C translates to MKARTITSRLSGMALLLSLSSLAMADVTVTDGYARATPPGASNSAAFMTLHNSADQPVTVTAVSSSSAGVAELHNHTNNNGMMEMRHVEGITIPAKGETQLKPGGYHVMLMQLKHPLQEGQQVELELTIEGQTQPVKVEVPVRMVMEGMNMGG, encoded by the coding sequence ATGAAAGCACGCACAATCACCTCCCGCCTGTCAGGTATGGCTCTGTTGCTGAGCCTCAGCTCCCTTGCTATGGCAGACGTCACCGTAACGGATGGCTATGCTCGTGCCACACCGCCCGGCGCCAGTAACAGTGCGGCCTTCATGACGCTGCACAACAGCGCAGACCAGCCAGTCACTGTCACGGCCGTCTCCAGCTCATCGGCAGGGGTTGCCGAGCTGCACAACCACACCAACAACAACGGCATGATGGAGATGCGTCATGTGGAAGGCATCACCATTCCAGCGAAGGGTGAAACGCAGCTTAAACCCGGTGGTTATCATGTGATGCTGATGCAGCTGAAACACCCTTTGCAGGAAGGTCAGCAGGTCGAGCTGGAACTGACTATTGAAGGTCAGACACAACCGGTGAAAGTGGAAGTACCGGTCAGGATGGTAATGGAAGGCATGAACATGGGTGGCTGA
- a CDS encoding TIGR00730 family Rossman fold protein, which produces MRENATPTAWLTVYCASRLGKHEAYAEATRRLATLMLERNIGLVYGGSRIGLMGLIADTLIEGGGSVHGIMPTHLLNAEVNHPGLTTFEEVADMTERKRRMLALGDACLALPGGLGTLEELFEVWSWRQLDLHRKPIGLLNTAGYYDGLIGFMQHTVDVGLTRSEAAAHCLNAVEPEQLLPQLLPQCF; this is translated from the coding sequence ATGAGGGAAAACGCTACCCCCACGGCCTGGCTGACAGTCTATTGTGCTTCTCGTCTGGGCAAGCATGAGGCCTATGCCGAAGCCACTCGACGTTTGGCAACGCTGATGCTGGAGCGCAACATTGGTCTGGTCTACGGCGGTTCACGTATCGGCCTGATGGGGCTGATTGCCGATACCCTGATCGAGGGGGGTGGCAGTGTGCACGGTATCATGCCAACGCATCTGCTCAATGCGGAAGTTAACCATCCTGGCCTGACGACCTTTGAGGAAGTGGCTGACATGACTGAGCGTAAGCGACGCATGCTGGCACTGGGCGATGCCTGTCTGGCGTTGCCCGGCGGGCTGGGCACACTGGAAGAGCTGTTTGAAGTGTGGTCATGGCGGCAGCTGGATCTGCACAGGAAACCAATCGGTCTGCTTAATACTGCGGGCTACTATGATGGTCTGATCGGGTTTATGCAGCACACCGTCGATGTGGGTCTGACCCGATCCGAAGCCGCCGCCCACTGTCTCAATGCTGTCGAGCCTGAGCAACTGTTACCGCAACTCCTGCCTCAGTGCTTCTGA
- a CDS encoding rhomboid family intramembrane serine protease — protein sequence MNGFLRLWRQLPVTISVLLLTLAITLLTGLGDYDETFYWFTIVPVYIQGNQASAGTLQLMLESGQWWRLLTPIFLHFSLLHIVFNSLWIWESGKRLEPAFGRIWLLLAIAGVGVIANLAQYWAGVVRFGGLSGVVYGLLGFIWLWDRLRPAQSLNMPPALFGFMIFWLVLGYLDVPASLGMGQVGNEAHLAGLCSGLLLAFGTHLLRPQRVR from the coding sequence ATGAATGGCTTTCTGCGTCTGTGGAGACAGTTGCCCGTTACCATCAGTGTGCTGTTGCTGACCCTGGCGATCACTTTGCTGACAGGACTCGGTGACTATGATGAGACTTTTTACTGGTTCACCATTGTGCCGGTTTATATCCAAGGTAATCAGGCCAGTGCAGGGACGTTACAGCTGATGCTGGAGTCAGGGCAGTGGTGGCGTCTGCTAACGCCAATTTTTCTGCATTTCAGCTTGCTGCATATCGTTTTCAATAGTCTGTGGATTTGGGAGTCGGGCAAGCGCCTGGAGCCCGCTTTTGGTCGTATCTGGCTGTTGCTGGCGATAGCTGGCGTTGGCGTTATTGCTAATCTGGCACAGTACTGGGCTGGTGTGGTGAGGTTTGGTGGTTTGTCTGGCGTGGTTTACGGCTTGCTGGGTTTTATCTGGCTGTGGGACCGTCTGCGCCCTGCGCAGTCATTGAATATGCCTCCTGCTCTTTTTGGCTTTATGATTTTCTGGCTGGTATTAGGCTATCTGGATGTTCCCGCTTCACTGGGGATGGGGCAAGTGGGGAACGAGGCTCATTTGGCAGGTCTATGCAGTGGCTTGCTACTAGCCTTCGGCACTCACTTGCTCCGTCCACAGAGAGTGCGATAA
- a CDS encoding ProQ/FINO family protein, whose protein sequence is MAGLDTAPTNLVQLLTSLEAKFEKQLASLEQARERIRELEAENQRLQAALQAASSAKAETVAVPSSELLSEPSQSVTATWELSEESDVASAGENQAEESLVAQDEMVELPEADSHFSIDDQTAALPEEDEESLSVASSASVIEKAAPAEQASAQDTTSGNSRNQRKNKAANRAAVQWLMDSFPLAFSRQHPKPLQIGIQQSMMERLPGMEGKIKRGLASYTRSPAYLRCVQAGKSRVDIDGKEAGHVEERDAQHAREQYNSLYGNRRPEGQNERRNNRQEQGRKPARVNRSADEVAQNRSAARLEEKLHQLVGKHLS, encoded by the coding sequence ATGGCTGGATTGGATACAGCCCCCACCAACCTAGTGCAATTGCTCACCTCGTTGGAGGCCAAGTTCGAAAAGCAGCTGGCCAGCCTGGAGCAGGCAAGAGAACGTATTCGCGAGTTAGAGGCTGAAAATCAGCGTCTGCAGGCAGCATTGCAGGCGGCCAGCAGTGCTAAAGCAGAAACGGTAGCAGTGCCTTCGTCAGAACTTCTCAGTGAACCCTCTCAGTCTGTGACTGCTACATGGGAGCTGAGTGAAGAAAGTGATGTGGCATCTGCGGGTGAGAATCAGGCTGAGGAGTCTTTGGTCGCTCAGGATGAGATGGTGGAGTTACCCGAGGCGGACTCGCATTTCTCTATCGATGATCAGACCGCTGCACTCCCAGAAGAGGACGAAGAGTCGTTATCGGTAGCGTCGTCAGCCAGTGTTATTGAAAAGGCGGCCCCTGCGGAGCAGGCGTCGGCTCAGGATACGACCTCTGGTAATAGCCGTAACCAGCGCAAGAACAAGGCCGCCAACCGGGCGGCTGTGCAATGGCTGATGGATTCCTTCCCTCTGGCTTTCAGTCGCCAGCATCCCAAGCCATTACAGATTGGTATTCAGCAGTCGATGATGGAGCGTTTGCCCGGTATGGAAGGCAAGATCAAGCGTGGTCTGGCGTCCTACACGCGTTCACCGGCTTATTTGCGCTGCGTGCAGGCGGGCAAGTCACGGGTGGATATTGATGGTAAGGAAGCTGGCCATGTTGAAGAGCGTGATGCTCAGCACGCGCGTGAACAGTACAACAGTCTCTATGGCAATCGCCGTCCTGAAGGCCAGAATGAGCGCCGGAATAACAGGCAGGAGCAGGGTCGAAAGCCTGCCAGGGTAAATCGCAGCGCTGATGAGGTGGCTCAAAACCGTTCGGCCGCGCGACTGGAAGAGAAACTTCATCAACTGGTTGGGAAACATCTCTCATGA
- a CDS encoding NAD(+) kinase, which yields MEQFHNVGLIGRLGSPQVIDTVRRLSRFLQQQGLNPILEESIASVMPGHNQQVAGMKIMGEITDLVVVVGGDGSLLGAARALAKHGVPVVGVNRGRLGFLTDISPDEVEEKMMDVLAGRYTSESRFLIGAQVRRKDEVIGEGIGLNDVILHPGKSTRMIAFDLYIDGQFVYHQRSDGLIISTPTGSTAYSLSGGGPIMHPKLDAIVIVPMFPHTLSSRPIVVDGNAELKIVISEKNATYPHISCDGQIHINCAPGDVIRIHKRPHKLRLIHPVNYNFYDTCRNKLGWTADQGG from the coding sequence ATGGAACAGTTTCACAATGTAGGTCTGATCGGCCGCCTGGGAAGCCCTCAGGTGATCGATACCGTCAGACGCTTATCGCGCTTTCTGCAGCAGCAGGGATTAAACCCGATTCTGGAAGAGAGCATTGCCTCGGTCATGCCTGGTCACAATCAACAGGTGGCAGGTATGAAAATCATGGGCGAGATCACTGATCTGGTCGTCGTTGTCGGCGGTGATGGTTCGCTGCTTGGCGCCGCGCGTGCGCTGGCCAAACACGGTGTGCCCGTGGTGGGTGTCAACCGGGGGCGTCTGGGCTTTCTGACAGACATTTCGCCGGATGAAGTCGAAGAAAAAATGATGGATGTGCTGGCGGGCCGCTATACCTCGGAAAGCCGCTTCCTGATTGGTGCGCAGGTGCGACGCAAGGATGAGGTCATCGGTGAGGGCATTGGTCTCAACGATGTCATTCTGCATCCCGGCAAGTCAACGCGAATGATTGCCTTCGACCTCTATATCGATGGTCAGTTTGTCTACCACCAGCGCTCCGATGGCCTGATTATCTCTACGCCCACCGGCTCGACGGCCTATTCCCTGTCCGGTGGCGGTCCCATCATGCATCCCAAACTGGATGCCATTGTCATCGTGCCCATGTTCCCCCATACCCTGAGCAGCCGTCCTATTGTCGTGGACGGTAATGCTGAGCTGAAAATTGTCATCAGTGAAAAGAACGCGACCTATCCCCATATAAGCTGCGATGGTCAGATTCATATCAACTGTGCACCGGGTGACGTGATCCGTATCCACAAGCGGCCGCACAAACTGCGTCTGATTCATCCGGTCAACTACAACTTCTATGACACCTGTCGGAACAAACTTGGATGGACTGCCGATCAGGGAGGGTGA
- the tusA gene encoding sulfurtransferase TusA, protein MSDYDHFLDTKGLNCPEPVMLLHKTVRGMEAGQLVKVEATDPSTTRDIPKFCQFLGHELIDQSQQDDLYCYVIRKG, encoded by the coding sequence GTGTCTGATTACGATCACTTTTTGGATACCAAAGGCCTCAATTGTCCAGAGCCGGTGATGTTGTTGCACAAGACGGTACGGGGCATGGAGGCTGGCCAGCTGGTAAAGGTCGAGGCCACTGATCCCTCTACGACGCGTGATATCCCCAAGTTTTGCCAGTTTTTAGGTCATGAGTTGATTGATCAGTCACAGCAGGATGATCTGTACTGCTATGTGATTCGCAAAGGCTGA
- the rlmM gene encoding 23S rRNA (cytidine(2498)-2'-O)-methyltransferase RlmM, producing the protein MALELNHLLLLCRAGFERECAVEIQERAAVVGVYGFPRFKGESGYVEFVCQQANGAVQIMQRIDWRSLVFTRQWAACIAPLTDIPRNDRVGFFLQHLDGFPQCGEVWIEAADSEVGSGLQGLCRKLVPPLAAALRKAGVLTAKRDTHRERLYIGWMNESQVFIGLADPHLASPWPQGVMRLKFPPAAPSRSTLKLEEAWLFFLTEEARQAMLKPGMKAVDLGASPGGWTWQLANRYMKTTSVDNGPMDDALMAGGMVTHVEGDGFTYVPDRPVDWMVCDIADKPARVIDLMTKWITRGWCRYTVFNLKLPMQKRYTTYQQCLEVLQAGCAEAELNVHIEARHLYHDREEITLFVCRDEDWRRVNGLS; encoded by the coding sequence ATGGCTTTGGAATTGAATCACTTACTGCTGCTTTGTCGTGCAGGTTTCGAGCGCGAATGTGCTGTGGAAATACAGGAGCGTGCAGCCGTTGTTGGTGTCTACGGGTTTCCCCGCTTCAAAGGCGAAAGCGGCTATGTCGAGTTCGTCTGTCAGCAAGCCAATGGTGCCGTGCAGATCATGCAGCGTATTGACTGGCGCTCGCTGGTTTTCACTCGCCAGTGGGCAGCCTGTATTGCACCGTTGACCGATATTCCACGCAACGACCGGGTCGGTTTTTTCCTGCAGCATCTGGATGGTTTCCCGCAGTGTGGTGAAGTGTGGATAGAGGCTGCTGACAGTGAAGTGGGTTCCGGTCTGCAGGGGCTGTGCCGCAAATTGGTGCCGCCGCTGGCAGCCGCCTTGCGCAAGGCGGGTGTGTTGACTGCAAAGCGCGACACACATCGTGAGCGGCTGTATATCGGCTGGATGAATGAGAGCCAGGTGTTCATCGGTCTGGCGGATCCCCATCTGGCTTCACCCTGGCCTCAGGGAGTCATGCGTCTGAAGTTCCCTCCTGCTGCGCCGAGCCGTTCTACGCTGAAACTTGAGGAGGCCTGGCTGTTCTTCCTCACAGAAGAGGCCAGACAGGCCATGCTCAAACCGGGTATGAAAGCCGTCGATCTGGGGGCTTCTCCGGGGGGATGGACATGGCAGCTGGCTAATCGATATATGAAAACCACGTCAGTCGACAACGGCCCTATGGATGACGCCTTGATGGCAGGTGGCATGGTTACCCACGTTGAAGGGGATGGTTTCACCTATGTGCCTGACCGCCCGGTTGACTGGATGGTCTGTGACATCGCCGACAAGCCTGCTCGGGTTATCGACCTGATGACTAAATGGATCACCCGTGGCTGGTGCCGCTACACCGTATTCAACCTCAAGTTGCCTATGCAGAAACGCTACACTACCTACCAGCAGTGCCTTGAGGTGTTGCAGGCCGGGTGTGCGGAGGCTGAGCTGAATGTGCATATCGAGGCTCGCCATCTTTATCATGACCGTGAAGAAATCACGTTGTTCGTCTGTCGTGACGAAGACTGGCGGCGTGTGAATGGCCTCAGCTGA
- a CDS encoding metallophosphoesterase, translated as MDGLPIREGDVGLQQESSGFDLIGDVHGCANTLVRLLKKLGYRQCDGVFRHPQRKAIFLGDIVDRGPRIREALHIVKNMVDAGEARMVMGNHEYNAICYCTHTDKGPGKQPLREHNARHERMIRETLAQFALYQHEWETFLQWFMTLPLFIEETHFRVVHACWDDALIRRFAERCPNGVMDHDFLLRSVTPGSFEFDVAERLMRGTDLRLPDGRFISSRDGVHRRFFRTSYWLDNPQTYGEVLFQPDPLPEDIAVMPISSYDRARLLYYGAEHPPLFIGHYWREGHPAPLTNNIACLDYSAVKYGKLVAYRMDTEHRIHPGKFVWVDVKPNDTELQEVPISL; from the coding sequence TTGGATGGACTGCCGATCAGGGAGGGTGATGTGGGGCTACAGCAGGAATCCTCAGGCTTCGATCTGATCGGTGATGTACATGGTTGTGCCAATACCCTGGTGCGGCTGTTAAAAAAACTGGGCTACCGTCAGTGTGATGGTGTGTTCAGGCATCCCCAGCGCAAGGCAATTTTCCTCGGTGATATTGTTGACCGCGGCCCGCGTATCCGTGAGGCGCTGCATATCGTCAAGAATATGGTCGATGCAGGCGAGGCGCGGATGGTCATGGGTAACCATGAATACAATGCCATCTGCTATTGTACTCATACTGATAAGGGGCCGGGAAAGCAGCCACTGCGCGAGCACAATGCTCGTCACGAGCGCATGATTCGTGAAACGCTGGCGCAGTTTGCGCTCTATCAGCATGAGTGGGAGACGTTCCTGCAGTGGTTTATGACCTTGCCGCTGTTCATTGAGGAAACCCATTTTCGGGTGGTGCATGCCTGTTGGGACGATGCGCTGATACGACGTTTTGCAGAGCGCTGCCCGAACGGCGTGATGGATCATGATTTTCTTCTGCGCTCAGTGACGCCCGGCAGTTTCGAGTTTGACGTGGCAGAGCGCCTGATGCGTGGTACCGATCTGCGCTTACCTGATGGTCGCTTTATTTCCAGCCGCGATGGTGTGCATCGCCGCTTCTTTCGTACCAGCTACTGGCTGGACAACCCGCAGACATACGGCGAGGTACTGTTTCAGCCGGATCCCCTGCCAGAAGACATCGCCGTCATGCCAATAAGCAGTTATGACCGTGCCAGACTGCTCTATTACGGAGCAGAACACCCGCCACTGTTTATCGGCCACTACTGGCGGGAAGGGCACCCTGCACCGCTGACCAACAATATCGCCTGCCTGGACTACAGTGCCGTCAAATACGGCAAGCTGGTGGCATATCGCATGGACACCGAGCATCGCATTCATCCCGGTAAATTTGTCTGGGTTGATGTCAAACCCAACGATACTGAGCTGCAAGAGGTTCCCATTAGTTTATGA
- a CDS encoding SCO family protein gives MTAKNQAPSKINGFWVVFLILLCVVSAAIGYEAYVMSRPKGEYGNLGGDFTLQGINGPVSLSNFKGKVVVLYFGYTSCPDVCPTSLATLGQAIRLLPKDEQNDVQGIFVSVDPERDNLQKLADYSRFFYPTMIGITGQDNQLQAMARQYGAFYRRVELKDSAMGYAMDHTSSLYLINKDGVLSKAMHHGSTPDQIKNSIQALL, from the coding sequence ATGACAGCAAAAAACCAGGCACCCAGCAAAATCAACGGATTCTGGGTCGTTTTTCTCATTCTTCTGTGCGTAGTTTCTGCCGCCATTGGCTATGAAGCCTATGTCATGAGTCGGCCCAAAGGTGAATACGGCAACCTTGGGGGTGATTTCACCTTACAGGGTATCAATGGCCCGGTGTCGCTCTCCAACTTCAAAGGCAAAGTCGTTGTACTTTACTTTGGCTACACCTCCTGCCCTGACGTATGCCCCACCTCTCTGGCAACACTGGGTCAGGCCATCCGCCTTCTGCCCAAGGATGAACAGAACGATGTTCAGGGCATTTTCGTCAGCGTCGATCCTGAACGCGATAACCTGCAGAAGCTGGCGGATTACTCACGCTTCTTCTACCCCACCATGATCGGCATTACCGGTCAGGATAATCAGTTACAAGCCATGGCGCGTCAGTACGGTGCCTTCTATCGCCGGGTCGAGCTGAAAGATTCCGCCATGGGCTACGCCATGGACCACACCTCCAGTCTGTATCTGATCAACAAGGATGGAGTGCTCAGCAAGGCCATGCACCACGGCAGCACACCCGACCAGATCAAGAACAGCATTCAGGCATTGTTGTAA